The Bernardetia sp. ABR2-2B DNA window GTTTTATAACTGACCTAGAAATTTGTTGTAGAAGCACAAAAAGAGTTCTGTAAAGCATATGTCCACTCATAATATGTCCTAGTTCGTGTCCCAAGACTTCTGTTAATTCTTCATCATCAAATCGCTCTACGAGAGCTGAGTTCAAGACAATAAAAGGACTATCCATACCAACAGCAAAAGCATTCAGAACTTCACTTTGAGAAACATATACTTCTGGTCTTTTCTCTATATCCATCGTCTTGCAAACCTCTGTAAAGAGTGAATTTACTCTTCCAAACTGTTTTTCTGAAACTCTGACAGCAGAAGCCAAATACATAAGGCGAAGCGAACGCTCAGAAGTTGCACCAAAGAGCATACTTAAAAGCTTATCTAACCCTGGTACTTTTTTGAGTGAAGCTAAGGCTGCACGGTCAGCAGGATGCTCCCAAGCACGAGAAGAAATTTGATGTAAGACTGTTTTTTTTGTGGTCATTTTTATAAAATTTTAAAAGAGTAGTGGTAAAATTAGGTAAGTCATAAAATTAATACGTTATTTTGTATTACTTCGTTTAATTCGTAATTAATTTATATGTATAACAAAACAGATTTTGAAGGTGTTTGGGTTTTTGAGCCACGCCTTTTTGAAGACCATAGAGGTTATTTTTTTGAGAGTTTTAATCTCAATGATTTTGAAAAAAACACAGGTTTGCGACCTACTTTTGTACAAGATAATCAATCTGGCTCTACAAAAGGAGTTATGAGAGGCTTACATTTTCAAAAATCTCCATTCGGTCAATCAAAGCTCGTTCGTGTTATTGTAGGAGAGGTTCAAGATGTAATCGTTGATTTAAGAAAAGAATCAGTTACTTATGGCAAGAGTTTGAGTATAAATCTTTCAGGTACAAACAAAAAGCAGCTTTTTATCCCAAAAGGTTTTGCACACGGTTTTTTGGTGTTGAGTGATTATGCAGAGTTTTTTTATAAATGTGATGCTTTTTATGAGCCAAAAGCAGATACAGGAATGTATTTTGACGACCCAAAACTTAATATAGAGTGGCAAATGGATGTTAAAGATATTGTTCTTTCTGAAAAAGATAAAAACTTACCTTTATTTGAGAACGTTGAGTATTGAGTATTATTAAATAAAAAAAAATTAAGCCAAACCTGTTTGTTGAGCAATTAAATAACCAATATAGACGACATAACCAAGTGTAAGGATTGTACCTTCTCCACGAGAAATTTTGCGTCCTTCTCCCAAGAATACAAAAGCAACAACCATAAGACAGCCAAAAGCAGTAACGACCAAATCCATATTGTTTGCATTTGGGCTGAAGGGAATAGGTCTGACTGTGGCACTTATTCCCAAAACAAAGAAAACATTAAAAACATTTGAACCCACTACATTTCCAATAGCCATATCTGCACTCCCTTTTCGTGCTGCCAAAACAGAAACAACAAGTTCTGGAAAAGAAGTTCCTGCTGCCACTACGGTAAGTCCAATTATTCCTTCACTTACTCCCCAAGACTTTGCAATTTCTATGGCAGCATCTACCATAAACTTTCCTCCTCCAATAAGTCCTGCAAAACCTCCTAAGAGCATCAAAACAGATAATCCTAAAGGTAATTTTTGTATTTCTTCAGCTTCTTCAATAGATAGTTTTTTGTCTTTTTGAGCAGAAAAAAACGTATAATACATAAAAATAATAAAGAAGAAAAGTAGTATAATTCCATCACTTCTTGACAAAACCGAACTGCTAGAGCCATCAATCAACATATCATTTGCCAAAACACCCAAAACAAGTGCAGCCAAAAAACCTAAAGGAATTTCTATCTGAACAGTTGCACGTTTGACAAAAACAGGCGAAATCATTGCACAAATACCCAAAATCGCTAATGTATTAAAAATATTACTCCCCAAAACATTGCCAATAGCAAGGTCAGAGCTTCCACTACTAGAAGCAAAAAGATTTACGACCAGCTCTGGCGCAGAAGTACCAATTGAAACGACAGTCAGACCAATAATAAGGTCAGATATTTGAAAGCGTTTTGCTATTGACGAAGCTCCGTCTGTTACCCAGTCAGCTCCCTTGACAAGAACAATTACACTAACTATAAAGATGAGATAATTCATTATGAAATGAGTATTGAATTGAAATGACCTATATTATTTTCCCTACTTGTTCAAACAAAACCATAATACATCACTTTCTATTTAAACAGTTTTTTGAATAAATAACAAACCACGAACCAAAGGACAGGTAAATACTTTGTTTTTAGACTATCGTGCCTTTTGAATAGATGAAGGTTCTTTTTTTGAAGAAAAAGCTGTATATTCAAGTTCAATTTAGAAATTTTGATTTTTGCTAAATTTGTAGTAAAATAATAGTAAATAGTCATTCAATAAATTTATATAAACATACCCTTAATGAATACACACGATTTTATAGAAAAAAATAAAGAACGCTTCTTGGAAGAACTTAAAGATTTACTTCGTATTCCTTCTGTAAGTGCAGACAAGAAGTACAAAGAAGATGTTTTTAGAGCTGGAGAGTTTATCAAAACAAAACTAGAAGAAGCAGGAGCAGATAATGTCGAACTTTGCCAAACAGCAGGTTATCCAATTGTTTATGGAGAAAAAATGATTGATTCTTCTTTACCTACTGTTTTGGTATATGGACACTATGATGTGCAGCCACCAGACCCGTTAGAGCTTTGGGAAACTCCTCCTTTTGAGCCGACTGTTAGAGATGAAAAAATTTATGCTCGTGGTGCGTGTGATGACAAAGGACAAATGTATATGCACATTAAGGCATTTGAAGCGATGATGAAAACTGATTCTTTACCTTGTAATGTCAAATTTATGATAGAAGGCGAGGAAGAAGTAGGTTCGGACAACTTAGGAATTTTTGTAGCCAATAATAAAGAAAAATTAGCTACTGATGTAATCTTGATTTCTGATACTGGAATGATTGCCAATGATATTCCTTCTGTAACGGTTGGTTTGCGTGGTCTTTCGTATGTAGAAGTAGAAGTTACAGGACCTAATCGTGATTTACACTCTGGTCTTTATGGTGGTGCTGTTCCAAATCCTATCAATGTTCTTTGTGATATGATTGCTTCTTTGAAAGATGAAGAAGGAAGAATAACCGTAGAGAATTTTTATGATGATGTAGCAGAAGTTTCGACAGAAGAACGTGCTCAAATGGCAAAAGCTCCTTTCTCTTTGGAAGAATATAAAAAATCTATCGGACTAAAAGATGTAGAAGGCGAAAAAGGATATTCTACTTTAGAACGTGCTTCTATCCGTCCGACTTTAGATGTAAACGGAATTTGGGGTGGCTATACAGGCGAAGGCGCAAAGACAGTTATCGCTTCGAAAGCGTATGCTAAAATCTCTATGCGTTTAGTTCCTAATCAAGATTCAGACACTATAACGAAGTTATTTGTAAAACACTTTGAAAAAATCGCTCCTCCTTCGGTTAGTGTAAAGGTAAATCCTCATCACGGAGGTGAGCCAGTTGTAACGCCCACTGATTCACAGGCGTATCAAGCTGCAAGTTTTGCGTATAAGCAAACTTTTGGAAAAGACCCTATTCCAATGCGTGGTGGTGGAAGTATTCCAATCGTTGCAATGTTCAAATCTGAATTAGGAATTGATAGTATTTTGATGGGATTCGGTTTAGATTCTGATGCAATTCACTCGCCAAACGAGCATTACGGACTTTTCAATTATTACAAAGGAATAAATACAATTCCTCATTTCTTTTTCCAATATGCTAAAATTTATAAACCAGAATTGGTTTAGAATTTAATTGTTGTTTGTGGGAGACACAAACAGTAGCAAATAGAGTTTTATACAAAGAGCGAACTGCAATTTATTTTGTAGTTCGTTTTTTTTATGAACTCTAAAATGTTAAAATTCAGTTTTTTTTAGGTTTTAGTGCAGCACTATTCATACATATAGAGTAATGATAAGAAATAAATTATACAACTTAAAATCTATTTTATTGAATATGAAAACAAAAAAAAACATTGCATTTTAAGATAAAATCAATCTTTTATCTTTTTCTTTTTGGAATTATTTTGTCTTTTTCTACGTCCTCGTGTCAAGGAGTAGATGATATTGAACCTTTAGAAATACAAATTGAAAACAAAACAGGTTATGATTTGACAGATATTCGAATTGATAACATCAAAATTTCTTCTCTTGAAAATGAGAAAAATTCAGGTTATATTTCCACAGAGAGTTTTGGATATATGAATATAATATATGCAAAAACCAATATAAAATTTGAACAAAGCTTATATAGTATATCTTTTGTACCCCGATGTGGAAATGATTCTTACTATGATGAAAAGTATAAAAACCATATACTTACAGCAGGTAAACATTCATTTGTATTATCATTGTATGAAATGGATGGAAAAGAATACCTATCTTTTGATAAAAAATAAACCTCTAACTCTAAAATCATTTTATTATGAAAATTCAAAAAACAGCTTCATTTAATTTAAAATCAATCCTTTATCTTTTCCTTTTTGGAATTATTTTGTATTTTTCTGCTTTCTCTTGTGAAGTATATCAACCTTTAGAAATAAAGATAGAAAACCAAACAGATTATGATTTGAAAGACATCAAGATTGATGATGTACATATTGCTTCTCTGACAAGAGGAGAAACTTCAGCTTATATTGCTACAACAGATTTTGAACCTCTGAAAACCGTTTCTGCTACAATAAATCGTAAATTTGAAGAAGAAGTTAAAAGTTTTGGCGTAGATTCAGGTCTTTGGTGTGGAACAGGAATGGAAGACTATCCAACCAAACAATCTGGCAAACATAGTTTTGTAATTACCTCTTATCAAAATGATTTTGATGGTAAAATACGACTTCGTTTTGAAGAAAAATAGTAATTGGCATTTATGAAAAATAGCTTGTACTCTCAACAAACAGAGAATACAAGCTATTTTTTTTTTCGCCTTTAGCAGACTAACAGCTTAAAGTATTTGCACAAACTATTGTCAGAGTTGTTTCGGATTACCTTACAACTACTGACAAAGTTTTTTCTATACCTTCTATCTTTAAGGAATAGAAATTAAATAAATTGACACTTTTAATTATATAATTAACTAGTAGTCAGAAGTTTAATTCGTAATCTTTCCTAAGCAGTATATTCAATAATTACTCCTCTCCAATTTTGTCTTTGTATTTATTATACAAAAATGAAATTATCAGTAGTAAAACTCCTAGAGAAACAAAGACAATCGTCTTAGAAATAGTTGGTAAGGAAGCAATATCGTACAAGAAAAGTTTGAGAAGAGTAATTCCAAACCAAACCAGTCCACCAATACGCAAGTATTTTTTCTTCTTCCAAATCCCCAAAACAACCACAAAAAGCGAATAAGCTCCCCACAAAATACTCAAACCAAGTTTGTAAGCATCTGCATTACTTGTTAGGCTCAAAATATGAATAAGTTCGGCACTTAGTAGCCACAAAACAGAAACGTGAAGAATAAAATCAAAGAAAGGAATAAAATTGAATTTCAAAAAGTCCTGTTTTGCAAGTCTGAAAAGTGTAACCAAAAGACCAGCTACGAGTGCATAAGAAATGTATCGAATTATCAAATTAAAACTTCCTACTTCATAATAGGTAGCTAATTTTTGAGTAACATAACTTTCTCTTAGTTCACTTAGCTCATAAAGTCCTAAAGTCATGAAAATAAACAAGACAAAAGCAGAAGCCAAATAATATAAAATCACTGGCATTTGATTTTTGACTTTCTTGATGCAGTAAAGTCCCAAACCAATAAAGAATAGGAGTGTGTAATTGAACAGCCAAGCAACTTGATAGTGCCTCAAGTCATAATCATAAAATGTGTCTGAATATCCTCCTTCTGTCATTATTTCAATCCTTGAAGCCTCAAAAAGTTGATTGAAGTAAATAGAAATTTCGACGCACAAAGGCAAATACAGAGCAAAAAGCAATGTTGCAGTAATCACAACAGTTACAAAACCTAAGAAACCACTTGCTTTTTCTTTCAGAGGAGAAATATATTTATCACTCTTATTTATAAAATCAATAAAGAAAAATGAAGCTGCAAAAATAATGGAAGTAAGGAAAATAACATTGAAAATAGGCAGAATCTCATTTACAACTGTTTTATTTGTTTCATAATCATAAACTCCACTTGAAGCATCAATAGCTAAAGTCCAATCTTGAATTATACTGAAGGCAGCCAAAATCATCAGAGGAAAAGAAAGCGATTCATAGACTCCTACTTTCTTCGTTCGTCCAATCCAAAACAGAAGCGCAGCCTGTAACGACCAAATGAGTGTAACCCAGTTTCCATCTAATTGAACAGGAACGGCAATCGTAATAAATACTAGAACCAACCCAGAAGCTAAGTAGAATAAATTTCTATCAGCCAATTTATTTTTATATAAAACTACACTTACTCCAAAATGAATAATTGCATTTCCAAGTGTAAACAGTCCTACTAAGTTTTCTGTCTGTACATTTTCTACAAGCGTTATAAAGCCAATTCCATAAAAAATAAAAGAGTTGATGAGCATCAAAATAACGTCGCCAATATTGAAGATTTCTTTTTTTCTAATCTTATACGCCAAAAATGAAATATAAAAAATCAAGAAGAATAACGTAGAGAAAATCAGCGTCAAACTAAAATGCTCTTCTTGACTGTACTTTGCGCCATACCAAACCAAAACAACCAGCCAAGTCAGTGAAAAAGCATTGATAAAAAGCCATTTCCAGTATTTTTTGATAGAAATAGCCAAAATTCCTAAGTTGATAATTGCCATATAAATAAACAAAATCATCACTTTTCCAGAGCCATCACTAAGCAAAAATGGAACTGCATATGCTCCAACAAGTCCGATATGAGCAATAATTTGTCTGTCATAATTTAGGGAAGCCACCACCGTAAAGACCGTAAAAGCGACCATCAGACCAAATGCCATTTCTTTAGGGTAAAGTCCGTAAAAATCATAACCCATAAAGGTTACAAAATAGAAAATTGCCATTGCACCACTCAGCAGTCCAGCACTAAACTTCTCATATTTTGCCTTCAAACGAATAGCAAAACCTAACAAACCAGCTCCCACCAAATAACCTAAAACGATTCTTGTAAGTGGACTAATCATATCATTATCGATGGCATATTTTACTCCAATACCAACACCCAAAACAATAATCAAGACACCAACAATATAAATTACATTCTCACCAATAAATTTTTCGATACTTGATTTTTGATGAACTTTTTTAGTTCTTGATTGTATTGGTTGCTCAAAAACAGGTGTTTTTCTTCGTATATGTTCCTTGCTTTCTTGCTGCTTTTCAGATTCAGAAGGAAAATCAGATGGAATATCTCTAAAGATTGGCTTTTGTCTTATGATTGGTTCTTCTTCTTTTGATTCTTTCGGTTTTTGTTCAAAAGAAGTTTCATCTTGCAGACCTTCAATTTCTACACGTAACTTTTTGATTTCTCTATCAAAAACGGTTTGTTTGGATTCTACGATTGATAATTTTCGTAGTAGTTCATTTATTTGTTGTTTTTTATTCATAAGTAGTGATAGTAGTCAGTTTGGTAAATGCTTGTTTTAGAAAAATACGCATTTTTTTTGAAAAAATTAGAATTACTTCTTTATCTGATTACGAAAACTTATGATGAAGAGATTGAGAGTTTTTGATAAAAACTGACTTTTAAATATCAATCTATGGAATAAAAAAATATCATCACTAAATGAAAATAGTGATGATATTCTAAAAAACTGACTTTTAATTTACTTTTACTCGTTAGTTTCAATTAATTCCAAAGCCTTATCCACCATATTTGCAGAACCAACATAATAAGTAGTTCGTTGATGCAAAGAATCTGGTTCAATATCCATTATACGCACACGTCCGTCATACGCTTTTCCTCCTGCTTGTTCGGCAATAAAAGCTAATGGATTACATTCATACAATAATCTCAATTTTCCTTTTGGTGTTTTTTGTGTACTTGGATAGATAAAAATCCCACCTTTAAGCATATTTCTATGAAAATCTGCCACCAAAGAACCAATATAACGAGCTTTATAATCGCCTTTACCTTTACAAAAATCAATGTATTTTTTTACGCCTTCTGTAAAACCTACAAATCCACCTTCATTACAAGAATACGTTTTGCTATCTTTTGGAATATCTAAGTTATCATGAGTGAGCAAAAACTCGCCTCCTTTTGGGTCGTAAGTAAAGATATGAACGCCGTTTCCTGTCGTGAAAACAAGTGCCGTAGCTGTTCCGTACAAAACATATCCACCGATAAGCTGGTCAGTTCCTTTTTGCAAAACATCTTCTACTTTTGGCTTTGTTCCTCTTGCAGTCTTTCTCTTAAAAACTGAAAAAATAGTTCCGATAGAAACATTCACATCAATATTTGAAGAACCATCTAAAGGATCCATTGCCACCACATATTCAGCATCATTATTATTTGTCAAAATAATTTCCTCCTCTTCTTCCGAACCTACCACACAAACTAAATTGCTCTCTCTAAAAGCTGTAATAAAAAGTGTATTGGCAAGAACATCCAGTTTTTGTTGTTCCTCTCCTTGCACATTACTAGAACCTGCCGTTCCATACAAATCTGTGATAGCAGCACGAGAAACGTGATTATGAACGGTGGTAGCTGTACGAGCAATAGAATGCAGCAAATGGTCTAGTTCAGAAAGAGATGCAGGAAGATTAGCTTCGTTGTCTTTTAAAAATTGGCGTAGGGT harbors:
- the rfbC gene encoding dTDP-4-dehydrorhamnose 3,5-epimerase — translated: MYNKTDFEGVWVFEPRLFEDHRGYFFESFNLNDFEKNTGLRPTFVQDNQSGSTKGVMRGLHFQKSPFGQSKLVRVIVGEVQDVIVDLRKESVTYGKSLSINLSGTNKKQLFIPKGFAHGFLVLSDYAEFFYKCDAFYEPKADTGMYFDDPKLNIEWQMDVKDIVLSEKDKNLPLFENVEY
- a CDS encoding calcium/sodium antiporter, whose protein sequence is MNYLIFIVSVIVLVKGADWVTDGASSIAKRFQISDLIIGLTVVSIGTSAPELVVNLFASSSGSSDLAIGNVLGSNIFNTLAILGICAMISPVFVKRATVQIEIPLGFLAALVLGVLANDMLIDGSSSSVLSRSDGIILLFFFIIFMYYTFFSAQKDKKLSIEEAEEIQKLPLGLSVLMLLGGFAGLIGGGKFMVDAAIEIAKSWGVSEGIIGLTVVAAGTSFPELVVSVLAARKGSADMAIGNVVGSNVFNVFFVLGISATVRPIPFSPNANNMDLVVTAFGCLMVVAFVFLGEGRKISRGEGTILTLGYVVYIGYLIAQQTGLA
- a CDS encoding dipeptidase, which encodes MNTHDFIEKNKERFLEELKDLLRIPSVSADKKYKEDVFRAGEFIKTKLEEAGADNVELCQTAGYPIVYGEKMIDSSLPTVLVYGHYDVQPPDPLELWETPPFEPTVRDEKIYARGACDDKGQMYMHIKAFEAMMKTDSLPCNVKFMIEGEEEVGSDNLGIFVANNKEKLATDVILISDTGMIANDIPSVTVGLRGLSYVEVEVTGPNRDLHSGLYGGAVPNPINVLCDMIASLKDEEGRITVENFYDDVAEVSTEERAQMAKAPFSLEEYKKSIGLKDVEGEKGYSTLERASIRPTLDVNGIWGGYTGEGAKTVIASKAYAKISMRLVPNQDSDTITKLFVKHFEKIAPPSVSVKVNPHHGGEPVVTPTDSQAYQAASFAYKQTFGKDPIPMRGGGSIPIVAMFKSELGIDSILMGFGLDSDAIHSPNEHYGLFNYYKGINTIPHFFFQYAKIYKPELV
- a CDS encoding DUF2339 domain-containing protein; translation: MNKKQQINELLRKLSIVESKQTVFDREIKKLRVEIEGLQDETSFEQKPKESKEEEPIIRQKPIFRDIPSDFPSESEKQQESKEHIRRKTPVFEQPIQSRTKKVHQKSSIEKFIGENVIYIVGVLIIVLGVGIGVKYAIDNDMISPLTRIVLGYLVGAGLLGFAIRLKAKYEKFSAGLLSGAMAIFYFVTFMGYDFYGLYPKEMAFGLMVAFTVFTVVASLNYDRQIIAHIGLVGAYAVPFLLSDGSGKVMILFIYMAIINLGILAISIKKYWKWLFINAFSLTWLVVLVWYGAKYSQEEHFSLTLIFSTLFFLIFYISFLAYKIRKKEIFNIGDVILMLINSFIFYGIGFITLVENVQTENLVGLFTLGNAIIHFGVSVVLYKNKLADRNLFYLASGLVLVFITIAVPVQLDGNWVTLIWSLQAALLFWIGRTKKVGVYESLSFPLMILAAFSIIQDWTLAIDASSGVYDYETNKTVVNEILPIFNVIFLTSIIFAASFFFIDFINKSDKYISPLKEKASGFLGFVTVVITATLLFALYLPLCVEISIYFNQLFEASRIEIMTEGGYSDTFYDYDLRHYQVAWLFNYTLLFFIGLGLYCIKKVKNQMPVILYYLASAFVLFIFMTLGLYELSELRESYVTQKLATYYEVGSFNLIIRYISYALVAGLLVTLFRLAKQDFLKFNFIPFFDFILHVSVLWLLSAELIHILSLTSNADAYKLGLSILWGAYSLFVVVLGIWKKKKYLRIGGLVWFGITLLKLFLYDIASLPTISKTIVFVSLGVLLLIISFLYNKYKDKIGEE
- the fbp gene encoding class 1 fructose-bisphosphatase, giving the protein MSQKTTLRQFLKDNEANLPASLSELDHLLHSIARTATTVHNHVSRAAITDLYGTAGSSNVQGEEQQKLDVLANTLFITAFRESNLVCVVGSEEEEEIILTNNNDAEYVVAMDPLDGSSNIDVNVSIGTIFSVFKRKTARGTKPKVEDVLQKGTDQLIGGYVLYGTATALVFTTGNGVHIFTYDPKGGEFLLTHDNLDIPKDSKTYSCNEGGFVGFTEGVKKYIDFCKGKGDYKARYIGSLVADFHRNMLKGGIFIYPSTQKTPKGKLRLLYECNPLAFIAEQAGGKAYDGRVRIMDIEPDSLHQRTTYYVGSANMVDKALELIETNE